From the Paraflavitalea soli genome, the window GTTGCAGTCTCCCATAATGTATAAGCAACAACCAGGGTTTAGGGATCAGTTGTGGGCCTTGTGCCAACACTTTTTTAGCAGGCGTTCCAATATTCACCATTACCTGGGCATCGCCAATGGCGCCCTTGAAAGTATGGGCCCGGGCAATGAGATTGGGATAAAAAAGCTCTTCTATGTATTGCGGCCTATGTTGGCGGCCAAATGGTGCCTGGAAAAGAATACCATCGCCCCCATGACCATCGGCCCGCTAATGGAACTACTGCCATCCGATTTGCAGAAAGAAGTGAGCGACCTGATCTTGCTCAAGGCAGGTAGTGGGGAAAGCTTTGTGATCAGGATAAGCGATAGGCTCAGGTCTTATATAACCCAGCAAATGTTTGGTATAGACCTTCATTCCAAAGAAATGGAAAAGGATCATTTCAAGGCCGGCAGGTTGGATGACTTTTTCATAAAAACCATCGAAGAAAATGACTATTAAGGATATCAAAGATAGCGGCCTGTTGCTGCTGGAGTGTATCAGTGGCAGCAAGGCCTATGGGCTGGATACCCCCAAGTCGGATACAGACATTAAAGGCGTTTACTACCTGTCTAAGGAGCAGTTTTATGGCCTGGAGTACATTCCTCAGGTAAGCAACGAAACCAATGATGAAGTGTATTACGAGCTGGGACGTTTTGTCGAATTGCTTTTGCGCAACAATCCAAACATATTGGAATTGCTGGCTTCCCCTGCCCAATGTGTTTTGTACCGGCATGCCGTAATGGATCAGCTAAGCCCAGACATGTTTTTGTCCCGGCTTTGTAAAGATACTTTCGCTGGCTATGCCCTCACCCAGGTACGCAAGGCCAGGGGGTATAAAAAGAAGTTTGTCAATCCCGTAGAGGAACAAAGGAAGTCTGTATTGGATTTTTGTTTTATACCCCAGGGAGCCGTTTCCCAGCCATTGAAGCAATGGTTGCAGCAACACAATTATGCGCAGGAGTATTGTGGTCTTAGTGCCATAGCCCATACAAAGGGATTGTATGCACTCTTTTATAATGCGGGTGGATCTCTGCATTACAAGGGTGTAATAGGTAGTGAGCTGGCCAATGAAGTGTCCTTGTCTTCCATTCCCAAAGGTGAAAAAGAACTGGCCTACCTTTTTTTCAACAGCGAGGGCTATTCTGCTTATTGCAGGGAGTACCGGGAGTATTGGGATTGGATGCACAAGCGCAATGAGGGCCGTTACCTGGGCAATGTACACCATGGCAAGGGGTATGATGCCAAGAACATGATGCATACCATTCGTTTGTTGCAGGTAGCACAGGAAATATTGAACGAAGGCAGGCTGCAGGTGATGCGGCCCAACAGGGAAGAATTGTTGGCCATCAAAGCAGGCAACTACCAGTATGAGGAACTCCTGACCTTGGCTAATACCCTCATGCAACAGATAGAAAGTGCTGCCCTAACAAGCGCCCTGCCTGCTGAGCCCGATCGGGAGAAAATAGAAAAAGTGCTCATAGCAATTCGACATGAACTGTACGGATAGCAGGGTTTTGCATCAGGCATTATCCTGCTATTCCCTTTTTACCTGGAAAGTGCCTGCATATCGGGTGGCGGATGGCAAATTAACGAGTCGCGGCCTGTCAACTATTGATTGCCCCCAGGTATACACTATGCGATTGCATGCTTCTATCGGCCGCTGTAAAAGCCAGGTACAGGTGCCAGGTCCTTCCTTTTGTTATAGGGATATTCAATACATCAGTGCCGGTACTTCTAAACTGCCCGGTAGTAATATAATAAGCAACTGTATGGTCAATATCATAGGCCAGCAGCATTACCTGGTCATAAGAACTGCCTCCTTCCACGGGGGCCGTATCCCAGGTAAACAATAACACGCCGGGTGCTGTTTTCTCCACCGCTATACCATCAGATAAAGGCAGATCACCATGGCTTAGTTTCACCAAAGCCGGATTGATTGTAATAGCCGGGGCCACCCCTTCAAAAGCATGCAATAGCAACCAGGATTTAGCGGCCACAAAACCTTCCGATGTAGCGCTATAGCCTTTGAAACCTTCACGTACAAAGGGCAACAAAGGTTTTAGCCAGAATTGCGCCATGGCAAATTTGCCACGGTTGGCTTTCTCTTTCTTGCTCACGTTGGTAGTGCGCTCTTTATAAGGCCCTTTTACGTAAGGAATTCCTTTCCAGTTTGACCCAATTACAGCACCTACTTTCCCCTGTATGGGGCCATTAATGCCATTAATAAGTCGTCCCATAGTGTGTATTTTTATAATAAATATACATACTATATTATATATAAAAAAGAATTAAAGACTGTTCAAATAGGGGCATTATCCGAGTTTGGTCCGAGTTTGGTCCCTGTTTGGTCCGGGTTTAGTCCCTGTTTTATTGGGTATAGAAGCGGGAGTAATAAAACCCTGAATTGACCTGAGTACAACGGGCCTGCAGAGCAGGGTTACTGGCAATTTTTGAACGTGACTTAAAAGCAAATGCACGCACAAGCGGAATGGTTAATTTGTGGCCTAAAAGACACCACTTTATCCCTTTAACTTGTTTATTTTTATTGCAACCTAAACGATTTGAATAACTGCTAATTCAATATGAAAGAACCGATACGACTATGGACAAGGGATGAGTTGATTCTTGCACTCAATCTTTACCTAAAGCTCCCTTTTGGTAAAATGGATTCCCATACACCAGAAGTCATGCACTTGGCAAGCCTTATAGGCCGCACAGCCAATGCCATAGCGATGCGTTTGGTAAACTTTGCCAGTGTTGATCCCTTCCATCAACAGCGAGGAATAAAAGGGTTGGATGGTGGAATAAAGCAAGTACAGCCCATTTGGGATGAATTTATCGATAATAAGGCAGAGCTCCTTTTTGAAAGTGAACGAATATTGGCTGAAAAAGAACAAATAGCCATAGAAAGTAAATATGCTGAAGCATTGCAGGGTACCGAATACCTCAAAGGCGAAGACAAAAGGCGAGAGGTTAAAACAAGAGTAAACCAAAATGTATTTCGCCAAATTGTGATGGTCAACTATGCTAGTAAATGTGCCATTACTGGTATTGATATACCAGATCTATTGGTTGCCAGTCACATTGTTCCTTGGTCTAAAAATGAGCAAGAGCGATTGAATCCTGAAAACGGTATTTGCCTCTCCCCTTTATATGACCGGGCTTACGATAAAGGTTATATTGCCATCAATGAGCATTTTGAAATTATAATATCTACTGCGATAAAAGAAAAGCACTCGTTAGAATACCATGCAAAACACTTTGCAATATTGACTGGAACCAGGATCAATTTACCTCAGAAATATCATCCTAAAAAGGAATTCTTACAGTATCATATGGATACTATATTTCGTGGGTGATTGGCAAAAACAAATAACGATTGCTATATGTACGTCCCAACAGCTAAAGGATATTTCTCCGGTTGCGGAGGTATGGAAATTGGTATCATGCAAGCAAGGGTAAGGGTGATCCAATCCTCGACCTTGATGTGGAGGCTACCCATTGTATGAAGCTTAATCCGCATTACTTTTCCCATGCCGTGCTTACGGCAGATATAAAAGACAAAACTGTATTGGAGCAGCCACCTACCGACATCATTGTTGGTACATATCCTTGTACCAAATATTCTACTATTGCTGATATTCATGGCACCCGTACCGGGGATGATCTTTTCTTGCATTTCTTCCGCCATATTGCTATTGAAAAACCAGAAATGTATGTGGTAGAAAACGTACCCGGTATGAAGAAGTTTAAGGTAGTAATGGAAGCTATGACCAAACTTCCAGACTATTATGTTCAGGTATTTTGTCCAGTGGATGCTGCCAATTGGTTGCCACAAAGAAGGAAAAGGCTTATTCTATTTGGTACAAAGAAGCCCTTTCCCATAAGTGCACCTAATGTCATCAACAACAAGCCATGGTTAAAAGATATTTTGGAAAAGAACCCTGAAATAGAAATGCCGGAATATGTAATTAGCCGGATCAAAGGAAGGTACAGGGATAAACCAATAATTGTAGACCCAGAGCAGCCGGGTGCAATAGCGCCCACTTGCGTGGCTCATTATGCCAAGGATTTAGGCACGCGGCTGGTGAAAGATCGCAAGGCTCAATATGGGCTGCGTCCCTTTTCGATCCGGGAATATGCCCGATTACAAGGATTTCCGGATGACTTTCATTTTGAAAACAAACGTAGCTCTTATAAGCTCATCGGTAATGCAGTGCCCGTACAAATGGGGAAATGGGTAGGAGATATTGTAATGTCATATTTCAATTGATCAAGGATACCCCTTAAAGTTTACATATTGATCATTGATCCTTGGTGTGCTTCTTCGCTTCAATGATCCTTCCTTAATCCGTCTTCGCACTTCAGTGCAAGTTTTACCTAAAGTATCTCATCAAGCACAATTACCTGATAATCTAATTTAGGGGTCTTGCTATTTTCAGTAGAATATTCCAACAACTTATAGTACCCTTTGGCTTTCTTTTCATGCTGTATTAGCTCCAGAAATCCCTTGGTAGTTTTTTTCTTTGACCCCGTACGCCATTTGCCCAACGTATAGGTTATTATGAGTTGAATGGAATCGCGATTCTTATGTTGCAAAAACTCCATTAAAGTAGGCTCTAATTCTGTAAAAATAAACTCCCTTTTTGAGGTATCATAAATGATACAATCAAAACTAGCTTGGTCATTATAATCAATTAGCTTGTATGCCTTATTTATCTTGGCCATGATAGAAGGATTTGAAAGCAAAATAGCTAATTCAGAATCCGTTTCTGGTCGGAAATTGAAACCATCCTTAAGCGATTTTATTTTAACACCCGATTCGTTCTTGGCTCGTTTATCGGCAAGCTCAAGTCTTTGCTTCAGCTTAATATCTGATTGTTTGGCTTTCTTTTTTTGAATGATATCTAGCCTGGGACGTATAAATTTTCCTATATTTCTGGCAACGATTAATTTAAAGTCCTTCTCCAATTTTTCATTCGAAAATTTAATATCATCACGCGATAAAGATATTTGATCCCTGAGCCAATTGATGGAAAATTCAACTCTTAATCCTTGTTTAAACATCTGGTATTTACTGATGCCATATACGTATTTATCTTCTGAGAAATTATGTTTTAATAGCCGGCCATGTACTCTTACATAAATACCCCTTAACTTTTCTTTTAACGACCTTATCTTATCCCCATTCATGCCCGTGAAGTAAAATTTTGCTTCAACGCTAGGATCATCTTTATCCTTGAAAACCTCTGTATCGCATTCTGAAAGCTCAAATTCAAGAGAATCGTTAGCGAAGTACAAATACTTTTTCTTATAAAGAGAATCAGCAATTTTTCTTAAGCCATTGAATGTTTGCAAAAAGGGCTTTATGTATTCATAGCAGTCTTCATAATGCCCATAATAACATTTAAATTGACCGTTGTCAAGTGGAAGATGATTTAATACTTCTCCAAATGAGTCAAGATGCGATTTGGAGGTAGGATTTTTTAAGTGAAGTTGTATTATGGTGCCAGTTCCAGATTGAGCAGGCTTATTATTTTTCCCAAATTTATAGCCTTTGAATTCTTGCGTTAGGGCATGGTCTAAAATGGACCAATCAATTTCAGTCGAAAAAATGTTGCTGTGGGACGCAGTTTTGATGTGAACCTTATTGGAGATATTTAAGGTGCTTTTTAGTCCATAACCATAACTTCCAAGGTAAGCTCTTTTCCCCTTCGAATAAGGGGAAGAAGTTTTGTCTCCTCCTCCCAAGGTTGTCACTTCTTTTATAGAGGTATCGTCAAATCCATTTCCATCGTCGATAATGTAGAGCTGATTGTTTTTTTGATCGAGTAGGACAATAACAGTTGAAGCATCTTCGTCGTAACTATTGGCAGCCAATTCTTCAATCACCGATTCTTCTGTATAATCTTTTACTGCAGTTCGAAATCCCTTTGCCGTTATGGCTGGCTTAATAATCTCAAAATGTTCCATTCGTTAGGTTAGGGGTTATGAATGAGCCTTGGGGTAAAGGCTGTAAACGATAAATATACTGCCATTTACCATTATTACTATGATTCTCGACCCAAAACCTTACCTCGGTCCCCTTACCCATCTGCTCTCCCTGATTATTGATATCTTCCTGGAATTTGCCATTTACTGGATAACCTAGAATATCTGCTAAGCCCTTTTCTACACCCATTGGTTAGCGGTACCCCGCCGGACCAGCAAGAATATAGCACATTTGTAACACCTCAACTCCCTTGCAAAGGCCATCCGGCCCACACACGCCCCTG encodes:
- a CDS encoding nucleotidyltransferase domain-containing protein, encoding MQATIINKLQAIENDHNIKLLFACESGSRGWQFPSPDSDYDVRFIYVRPYNYYLSVQNRKYDCNFPINDELDIYGWDIRKVLQLIGKSNTTPFEWLQSPIMYKQQPGFRDQLWALCQHFFSRRSNIHHYLGIANGALESMGPGNEIGIKKLFYVLRPMLAAKWCLEKNTIAPMTIGPLMELLPSDLQKEVSDLILLKAGSGESFVIRISDRLRSYITQQMFGIDLHSKEMEKDHFKAGRLDDFFIKTIEENDY
- a CDS encoding DNA polymerase beta superfamily protein; this translates as MTIKDIKDSGLLLLECISGSKAYGLDTPKSDTDIKGVYYLSKEQFYGLEYIPQVSNETNDEVYYELGRFVELLLRNNPNILELLASPAQCVLYRHAVMDQLSPDMFLSRLCKDTFAGYALTQVRKARGYKKKFVNPVEEQRKSVLDFCFIPQGAVSQPLKQWLQQHNYAQEYCGLSAIAHTKGLYALFYNAGGSLHYKGVIGSELANEVSLSSIPKGEKELAYLFFNSEGYSAYCREYREYWDWMHKRNEGRYLGNVHHGKGYDAKNMMHTIRLLQVAQEILNEGRLQVMRPNREELLAIKAGNYQYEELLTLANTLMQQIESAALTSALPAEPDREKIEKVLIAIRHELYG
- a CDS encoding DUF6266 family protein; this translates as MGRLINGINGPIQGKVGAVIGSNWKGIPYVKGPYKERTTNVSKKEKANRGKFAMAQFWLKPLLPFVREGFKGYSATSEGFVAAKSWLLLHAFEGVAPAITINPALVKLSHGDLPLSDGIAVEKTAPGVLLFTWDTAPVEGGSSYDQVMLLAYDIDHTVAYYITTGQFRSTGTDVLNIPITKGRTWHLYLAFTAADRSMQSHSVYLGAINS
- a CDS encoding HNH endonuclease — protein: MKEPIRLWTRDELILALNLYLKLPFGKMDSHTPEVMHLASLIGRTANAIAMRLVNFASVDPFHQQRGIKGLDGGIKQVQPIWDEFIDNKAELLFESERILAEKEQIAIESKYAEALQGTEYLKGEDKRREVKTRVNQNVFRQIVMVNYASKCAITGIDIPDLLVASHIVPWSKNEQERLNPENGICLSPLYDRAYDKGYIAINEHFEIIISTAIKEKHSLEYHAKHFAILTGTRINLPQKYHPKKEFLQYHMDTIFRG
- a CDS encoding DNA cytosine methyltransferase — translated: MKLNPHYFSHAVLTADIKDKTVLEQPPTDIIVGTYPCTKYSTIADIHGTRTGDDLFLHFFRHIAIEKPEMYVVENVPGMKKFKVVMEAMTKLPDYYVQVFCPVDAANWLPQRRKRLILFGTKKPFPISAPNVINNKPWLKDILEKNPEIEMPEYVISRIKGRYRDKPIIVDPEQPGAIAPTCVAHYAKDLGTRLVKDRKAQYGLRPFSIREYARLQGFPDDFHFENKRSSYKLIGNAVPVQMGKWVGDIVMSYFN
- a CDS encoding ATP-binding protein, translating into MEHFEIIKPAITAKGFRTAVKDYTEESVIEELAANSYDEDASTVIVLLDQKNNQLYIIDDGNGFDDTSIKEVTTLGGGDKTSSPYSKGKRAYLGSYGYGLKSTLNISNKVHIKTASHSNIFSTEIDWSILDHALTQEFKGYKFGKNNKPAQSGTGTIIQLHLKNPTSKSHLDSFGEVLNHLPLDNGQFKCYYGHYEDCYEYIKPFLQTFNGLRKIADSLYKKKYLYFANDSLEFELSECDTEVFKDKDDPSVEAKFYFTGMNGDKIRSLKEKLRGIYVRVHGRLLKHNFSEDKYVYGISKYQMFKQGLRVEFSINWLRDQISLSRDDIKFSNEKLEKDFKLIVARNIGKFIRPRLDIIQKKKAKQSDIKLKQRLELADKRAKNESGVKIKSLKDGFNFRPETDSELAILLSNPSIMAKINKAYKLIDYNDQASFDCIIYDTSKREFIFTELEPTLMEFLQHKNRDSIQLIITYTLGKWRTGSKKKTTKGFLELIQHEKKAKGYYKLLEYSTENSKTPKLDYQVIVLDEIL